A single genomic interval of Dehalogenimonas sp. THU2 harbors:
- the rpiB gene encoding ribose 5-phosphate isomerase B, with product MNSIAVASDHGGFALKQALVPLLQKEGIKIIDLGAHEFLQDDDYPDYAERVAREVNGGKVKRGILICGSGAGACMAANKVPGIRASVCHDTYSAHQAVEHDDMNVLCLGARVLGLSLAQELCKAFLNASFREEPRYRRRLDMLNEIERRALLNR from the coding sequence GTGAATAGCATCGCTGTGGCCTCTGATCACGGCGGTTTCGCTCTAAAACAGGCGCTGGTGCCTCTGTTGCAAAAAGAAGGCATCAAGATCATCGATCTCGGAGCTCATGAATTTCTACAGGACGATGACTACCCGGATTACGCCGAGCGCGTTGCCCGGGAAGTGAACGGGGGCAAGGTCAAGAGAGGCATACTGATCTGCGGTTCGGGCGCTGGCGCCTGTATGGCCGCCAACAAAGTGCCCGGGATACGCGCCTCGGTTTGTCATGACACCTATTCCGCCCATCAGGCGGTGGAACACGATGACATGAACGTCCTGTGCCTGGGAGCACGGGTTTTGGGGCTATCTCTCGCCCAGGAACTCTGTAAAGCGTTTCTCAACGCTTCTTTCAGAGAAGAACCCCGTTACCGCCGCCGCCTGGATATGTTGAATGAAATCGAACGCAGGGCACTTCTCAACCGATAA
- the tkt gene encoding transketolase, with protein sequence MNSNSLDQLSINTIRFLSADMVQKAVSGHPGAPMGAAVMAYVLWQRYLKHNPSDPAWFDRDRFVLSAGHASALLYSMLHLTGYDLPMDEIKQFRQWDSKTPGHPEHGLTPGVEATTGPLGQGFGNGVGMAIAEKWLAARFNRPGYEIVDHCTYAIVSDGDLMEGVTSEAASLAGTLKLGKLIYLYDDNQVTIEGDTANYFNEDVAARFRAYGWHVIGPIAGMDIDAVKSAMEEAHRETGKPKLIVCRTVIGYGAPNKAGTGSAHGEALGEAELAAAKERLGWSYAEPFFIPSEVKENMSALAAGKVRQEEWQAHFDAYAANFPAQAAQFRSFLEGNLPASWNDGLETFFKAGDKPLATREASGKVLNLIGKKVENIIGGSGDLTPSTKTFLEFDSIFSPENHAGRNLQFGVREHAMGAICNGLALHGGIIPYAATFLAFYDYMRPSVRLAAIMGLNVNYVYTHDSIGLGEDGPTHQPVEQLLGLRSVPHLVTLRPADATETAMAWEMAIGRTGGPTVLVLTRQKLPVFNRTELAPAALTHRGGYILWQADLKPAVIIIATGSEVHLVLEAAQALKVKGISARVVSLPSWEVFDAQPEEYRQQVLPRQIWKRITVEAGRTLGWERYAGDRGIKIGIDHYGASAPGDVLFEKFGFTVEHIVDTAEKLAAESE encoded by the coding sequence ATGAACAGTAACTCGCTGGACCAGCTTTCCATCAACACCATCCGTTTTCTCTCCGCCGATATGGTGCAAAAAGCGGTTTCCGGACACCCTGGCGCACCCATGGGCGCCGCTGTCATGGCCTATGTCCTGTGGCAACGCTATTTGAAGCACAATCCCTCTGACCCTGCCTGGTTCGATCGGGACCGGTTCGTTCTCTCAGCCGGTCACGCCTCCGCGCTGCTGTATTCCATGCTGCATCTGACCGGTTATGATTTGCCGATGGATGAGATCAAGCAATTTCGGCAATGGGATTCTAAAACTCCAGGGCATCCCGAACACGGTTTGACCCCGGGGGTGGAGGCCACCACCGGTCCGTTAGGACAGGGCTTCGGTAACGGCGTCGGGATGGCCATCGCCGAGAAATGGCTGGCGGCGCGCTTTAACAGACCGGGCTATGAGATCGTCGATCATTGCACCTACGCCATCGTCTCCGATGGTGATTTAATGGAAGGCGTGACCAGCGAAGCGGCATCGCTGGCCGGTACCCTGAAGTTGGGCAAGCTGATCTACCTCTACGATGACAACCAGGTCACCATCGAGGGCGATACCGCCAACTATTTCAATGAAGACGTGGCAGCGCGTTTCCGCGCTTACGGCTGGCATGTCATCGGCCCCATCGCCGGCATGGACATAGACGCAGTCAAGTCCGCCATGGAGGAAGCTCACCGGGAAACCGGCAAACCCAAACTGATCGTTTGCCGCACCGTCATCGGTTACGGTGCGCCCAACAAGGCAGGCACCGGTTCAGCCCATGGCGAAGCTCTCGGAGAAGCGGAACTGGCCGCGGCAAAGGAACGGCTCGGCTGGTCCTACGCGGAACCGTTCTTTATTCCCTCCGAGGTAAAGGAGAATATGTCTGCATTGGCAGCCGGGAAAGTGCGCCAGGAAGAATGGCAGGCACATTTCGACGCCTACGCCGCGAACTTCCCTGCCCAGGCCGCCCAGTTCCGATCTTTCCTCGAAGGCAACCTGCCTGCAAGCTGGAACGATGGGCTGGAAACCTTTTTCAAAGCGGGAGACAAGCCGCTGGCCACGCGTGAAGCATCGGGTAAGGTTCTTAATCTGATCGGTAAAAAGGTTGAGAACATAATCGGCGGATCGGGTGATCTGACTCCGTCCACCAAGACCTTTCTGGAATTCGATAGTATCTTCAGCCCGGAAAACCATGCCGGCCGCAATCTGCAATTTGGCGTCCGGGAACATGCCATGGGTGCCATCTGCAACGGTCTGGCGCTGCACGGCGGCATCATCCCTTACGCCGCTACCTTCCTTGCCTTTTATGACTATATGCGCCCCTCGGTCCGCCTGGCGGCCATCATGGGACTCAACGTCAACTATGTTTACACTCATGATTCCATCGGCTTGGGCGAGGACGGTCCGACACACCAACCGGTGGAACAACTGCTGGGTTTACGCTCAGTCCCACACCTGGTAACTTTACGCCCCGCCGATGCCACCGAGACCGCCATGGCCTGGGAAATGGCTATCGGGCGTACCGGCGGCCCGACCGTACTGGTCCTCACCCGTCAGAAACTACCGGTTTTCAACCGGACAGAACTGGCTCCCGCCGCTCTCACTCACCGCGGCGGTTACATTCTTTGGCAAGCGGACCTCAAACCGGCCGTAATCATCATCGCCACCGGTTCGGAGGTTCACCTCGTCCTTGAAGCTGCGCAGGCACTCAAGGTAAAAGGAATCTCCGCCCGTGTCGTGTCGTTACCTTCATGGGAGGTCTTCGACGCTCAGCCGGAAGAATATCGCCAGCAGGTGCTGCCGCGTCAGATCTGGAAACGTATCACTGTTGAAGCTGGCCGCACATTGGGTTGGGAGAGGTACGCCGGTGACAGGGGCATCAAGATCGGCATCGACCACTACGGGGCTTCCGCCCCCGGTGATGTGCTGTTCGAAAAATTCGGCTTCACCGTAGAACACATCGTCGATACAGCGGAGAAACTGGCGGCCGAAAGTGAATAG
- a CDS encoding DUF3536 domain-containing protein yields the protein MGERFLCIHGHFYQPPRENPWLEAVEIEKTAAPYHDWNERITDECYAANMAARILNGNNEITSIINNFGHLSFNFGPTLLNWLESSQPEVHAAIIQSDADNVAAFRGHGPAIAQGYNHIIMPLANRRDKETQVVWGIGDFHRRFGRDPEGMWLPETAVDPETLDIMSDRGIKYVILAPQQAGRIKAPGGQWHKPEAGIDTTQAYRCPLPSGNHISIIFYHQALSHDIAFSDLLKSGDTLVERISSAFTHHEQPQLVTIATDGETYGHHHRFGEMALAYAFNKLEEVGIRITNIGEYLELHPPATDVEIIENTAWSCAHGIERWRSGCCCSTGSHPGWNQDWRVPLREAMDHLRDSLAPVFESEAKTLLTDPWAARNDYHSVIADRTSANIETFLSHWASRTLSDAEKSRALKHLEIQRFMMAAYTSCGWFFDDIGNLESILVLKQAGRALQLAGDLHIKTPEETFLNILEKARSNVPSIGTGRDVFERQVRPLVTDPARVVAHFALSSFFEEYGTETSIYTFNVISNDIRHFGAGRLRMSAGDVTVTSAILGEMTRYIFAAIYWGDHNLNAGLAVVDNDTAYQSLVDEVRKLSDRADCADCLKFLESRFPGAVYSLVNLFVDEQRKVLHHIMAPALVEAEQAHRDIYHRHHATMRFMVRLGQSAPPQFIAAAAFVLNTDLARSLSSEQPDLRAIENLLEEVKLWSVTMDADQIVYHLSGRLEAILQRDENQPPDSGELDTASNLLVLFLNSGLSPNLWRVQNIFYTMLREFYPGKVTQPEHAVWAESFRRLARLLLIRIE from the coding sequence CGACTGGAACGAGCGCATCACCGATGAGTGTTACGCCGCCAATATGGCTGCCCGGATACTTAACGGCAACAATGAGATAACCAGCATCATCAACAATTTCGGGCACCTTAGTTTCAACTTCGGCCCGACACTGCTCAACTGGCTCGAATCCAGCCAGCCAGAGGTTCACGCTGCTATTATCCAGTCTGACGCGGATAATGTGGCGGCATTCCGAGGTCATGGTCCGGCGATAGCCCAGGGGTATAACCACATCATCATGCCATTGGCTAACCGACGTGACAAAGAAACTCAGGTAGTTTGGGGCATCGGCGATTTCCACCGCCGCTTCGGCCGGGACCCGGAGGGCATGTGGCTGCCGGAAACGGCGGTGGATCCAGAAACCCTGGATATAATGTCGGATCGAGGCATCAAGTACGTTATTTTGGCACCGCAGCAGGCCGGACGGATAAAGGCACCCGGTGGCCAGTGGCATAAACCAGAAGCCGGCATCGATACCACTCAGGCATATCGTTGTCCGCTACCGTCCGGGAACCACATCTCTATCATTTTCTATCACCAAGCTCTCTCCCACGACATTGCCTTCAGCGACTTGCTCAAGAGTGGGGACACCCTGGTCGAACGAATCTCAAGCGCGTTCACCCACCACGAACAACCGCAGTTGGTCACTATCGCCACTGATGGTGAAACTTACGGGCACCATCACCGTTTCGGGGAAATGGCTCTAGCCTACGCCTTCAACAAGTTGGAAGAAGTTGGTATTCGCATTACAAATATCGGCGAATATCTGGAACTGCACCCTCCTGCCACGGATGTCGAGATCATTGAAAACACTGCCTGGAGTTGTGCCCACGGTATCGAGCGCTGGCGTAGCGGTTGCTGCTGTTCGACCGGTTCGCATCCAGGCTGGAACCAGGATTGGCGGGTTCCCCTGCGAGAGGCAATGGATCACCTCAGGGACAGCCTTGCACCGGTGTTCGAAAGTGAAGCTAAGACTCTGCTGACTGATCCCTGGGCGGCCAGGAACGACTATCACAGTGTCATTGCTGATCGTACCTCTGCCAATATCGAGACCTTTCTCAGCCATTGGGCATCCCGGACTTTGTCGGATGCGGAAAAATCGCGGGCATTAAAACACCTGGAGATTCAGCGATTTATGATGGCCGCATACACCAGCTGCGGCTGGTTTTTCGACGATATTGGCAACTTGGAATCGATATTGGTGCTCAAACAGGCCGGTCGGGCGCTGCAACTGGCGGGGGATTTACATATCAAAACTCCAGAGGAAACCTTTTTAAACATCCTGGAAAAGGCTCGGAGCAACGTCCCCTCAATTGGTACCGGGAGAGACGTATTTGAGCGTCAGGTGCGACCTTTGGTCACCGACCCGGCCAGGGTTGTCGCACACTTCGCTTTGAGTTCGTTTTTCGAGGAATACGGCACCGAAACCAGCATTTACACCTTCAATGTGATCTCCAATGACATACGACACTTTGGTGCCGGCAGGTTGCGTATGTCAGCTGGAGACGTTACTGTCACTTCCGCGATTCTCGGGGAAATGACACGTTATATATTTGCCGCCATCTACTGGGGCGACCACAATCTTAACGCGGGTCTGGCTGTTGTTGATAATGATACCGCATACCAGAGTCTGGTTGATGAAGTTAGGAAGCTATCCGACCGTGCCGACTGCGCCGATTGCCTTAAATTTCTGGAAAGCCGTTTTCCCGGCGCTGTTTATAGCCTGGTGAATCTTTTCGTAGATGAACAACGCAAGGTTCTTCACCACATCATGGCACCGGCACTGGTGGAAGCCGAGCAGGCTCATCGTGACATCTATCACCGTCACCATGCCACCATGCGCTTCATGGTCAGACTGGGGCAGAGCGCTCCGCCCCAGTTTATCGCCGCCGCCGCCTTCGTTCTCAATACCGATCTCGCGCGGTCACTGTCGTCCGAACAGCCAGATCTCAGAGCCATCGAGAACCTCCTGGAGGAAGTAAAATTGTGGAGCGTCACCATGGACGCTGATCAAATTGTCTATCATCTTTCGGGAAGGCTGGAAGCGATACTTCAGCGAGATGAAAATCAGCCACCGGATTCTGGGGAATTAGACACCGCCTCCAATCTATTGGTGCTCTTCCTGAATTCCGGACTCTCCCCGAACTTGTGGCGGGTCCAGAACATCTTCTATACCATGCTTCGAGAGTTTTATCCGGGAAAAGTGACTCAACCTGAACACGCCGTATGGGCGGAATCCTTCCGCCGATTGGCCCGGTTGTTACTCATCAGGATCGAATAA
- a CDS encoding HD domain-containing phosphohydrolase yields the protein MMNRIKRNETIMVVDDEQIVRRLLHQKLANEGYECIEAASADEALAMLQQNPDIALVVSDMKMPGKSGMELLSEIKSRYPDTAVIMATAVTETAIAIECMKQGAYDYLTKPFKLDEVVFSVWRALEKRRLQLENREYRQSLEAKVEIQAEKIRFSFFNSITSLAYALDAKDGYTAGHSQRVSEMAVGIGIEMGLPQTLIEQIRLAGLVHDIGKIGIDGSILHKPGILSQAEREEIERHSAIGEKILAPVVEDTEILAMVRNHHERWDGAGYPDGLAGEGIPLGARVLMLADTFDAMTSERPYRTAKSVSYAMDEILRCSGLQFDLAVADAFFKAHNVIVQAMHIGT from the coding sequence ATGATGAATCGAATTAAACGCAACGAAACTATCATGGTCGTCGATGACGAACAGATCGTGCGCCGGTTGTTGCATCAGAAACTGGCTAACGAAGGGTATGAGTGTATCGAAGCCGCCTCGGCCGATGAGGCGTTGGCCATGCTCCAGCAGAATCCCGATATCGCCCTCGTTGTTTCCGATATGAAAATGCCGGGCAAAAGCGGAATGGAACTCCTCTCCGAGATCAAATCCCGCTACCCTGACACCGCCGTCATCATGGCTACCGCCGTTACAGAGACGGCTATCGCTATTGAATGCATGAAACAGGGGGCTTACGATTACCTGACCAAACCTTTCAAATTGGATGAAGTGGTATTTTCGGTCTGGCGGGCTCTGGAAAAACGCCGTCTTCAACTGGAAAACCGGGAATACCGGCAGAGCCTGGAAGCCAAGGTGGAAATCCAGGCGGAGAAGATCAGGTTTTCCTTCTTCAATTCCATCACCTCCCTCGCATATGCATTGGACGCCAAGGACGGCTACACAGCCGGTCATTCACAACGTGTTTCCGAGATGGCCGTTGGCATCGGCATAGAGATGGGCTTACCGCAGACGCTTATTGAACAGATCCGTCTGGCCGGTTTGGTCCATGACATCGGCAAGATCGGCATCGACGGTAGCATCCTTCACAAACCAGGTATTCTGAGTCAGGCCGAACGTGAAGAGATCGAACGTCATTCCGCCATCGGCGAAAAGATACTGGCGCCGGTAGTCGAAGATACCGAGATCCTGGCCATGGTTCGTAACCACCACGAGCGTTGGGACGGCGCTGGTTATCCGGATGGCTTAGCCGGAGAGGGCATCCCCCTCGGCGCCCGCGTACTGATGCTGGCTGATACATTCGATGCCATGACTTCAGAACGGCCTTATCGCACTGCAAAGAGTGTCTCTTATGCCATGGATGAGATCCTCCGTTGCAGCGGCCTGCAATTCGACCTGGCGGTAGCTGATGCCTTTTTCAAGGCGCACAACGTAATCGTGCAGGCAATGCACATCGGTACCTGA
- a CDS encoding ribulose-phosphate 3-epimerase — protein MRKVRVVPAILTDDVTALKKMADQIREAVTWAQVDIMDGGFVPSKSIGWQAAKAAELPFAWEVHLMVKDPETWFSDFKFAGASRVIFHFEAAPEPRCVIESARKLGLDVGMAINPETSVATVAEFLPLLDNVLLMSVNPGFYGAKFIPEVLQKISQIRALLPNISISIDGGIKEANLLEVVSSGVDDICVGSAVFCTPDPAESYRRLQSMVDAATC, from the coding sequence TTGAGAAAAGTACGCGTGGTACCGGCAATCCTGACCGATGACGTCACGGCGTTGAAAAAGATGGCCGATCAGATCAGGGAAGCGGTCACCTGGGCGCAGGTGGATATCATGGACGGGGGATTCGTGCCGTCGAAGAGCATCGGGTGGCAGGCGGCCAAGGCGGCTGAGCTGCCGTTCGCCTGGGAAGTTCATCTGATGGTGAAGGATCCTGAAACCTGGTTCAGCGACTTCAAGTTCGCAGGCGCTAGCCGTGTCATCTTCCATTTTGAGGCTGCGCCCGAACCCCGATGCGTCATCGAGTCCGCCAGAAAGCTGGGGCTGGACGTCGGGATGGCGATTAACCCCGAAACCTCAGTAGCGACGGTTGCAGAGTTTCTGCCTCTGCTCGACAACGTTCTCTTGATGTCGGTGAATCCCGGTTTCTATGGCGCGAAATTCATACCGGAAGTATTGCAAAAGATCAGCCAAATCCGCGCACTGTTGCCAAACATATCGATCAGTATTGATGGTGGTATAAAAGAGGCGAATCTGCTGGAAGTAGTCTCCAGCGGAGTGGACGATATCTGTGTGGGCAGCGCCGTTTTCTGTACACCGGACCCGGCGGAAAGCTACCGTAGGTTACAGTCCATGGTCGATGCAGCAACCTGTTAG
- a CDS encoding universal stress protein — protein sequence MEYRKILVPLDGSESAEQALPLAKALAGKNTNIVLFSVCPEDELRLCRLNSAYLDVQAKALTAEGLQSVICHTEPGDLADRIKNYTAREGVELVIVCRQGYSDLSREEKVLQNLVTDNSSLLLVKPDAAKPRLSRILLPLDGSIISEGAVPHVIKLAKAAGLEVLLLSVNGFPEIPSDRPPAAKPSWEEYALVLMKEVREQASGYLDRQAQDFRQAGLKVKTQVVFGSVAESILKVSEEEHVDVIAMATHRRSGLDRWVYGSVAATVSAATELPMLLVRGSENR from the coding sequence ATGGAATACCGAAAAATCCTGGTCCCGCTGGATGGTTCAGAATCGGCAGAGCAGGCTTTGCCGCTAGCGAAGGCGCTGGCAGGCAAAAATACCAATATTGTTCTTTTCAGCGTATGTCCTGAAGATGAACTAAGGCTTTGCCGGTTGAACAGCGCATATCTCGATGTCCAGGCTAAAGCATTAACTGCTGAGGGCCTGCAATCCGTTATCTGTCATACCGAACCCGGTGATCTCGCCGACCGAATTAAAAACTATACGGCGAGGGAAGGTGTGGAACTGGTAATCGTCTGCCGGCAGGGCTACTCCGACCTATCCCGGGAAGAAAAGGTACTTCAGAATCTAGTTACCGATAATAGTTCTCTGCTACTGGTCAAACCAGATGCTGCAAAACCCAGGCTGTCCAGGATACTCCTGCCATTGGACGGGTCAATAATTTCGGAAGGTGCGGTGCCCCATGTTATTAAGCTAGCCAAAGCGGCCGGATTGGAAGTATTGCTCTTATCGGTTAACGGTTTCCCTGAGATACCCTCGGATCGCCCGCCTGCTGCCAAGCCCAGTTGGGAAGAATACGCTTTGGTGTTGATGAAAGAGGTAAGGGAACAAGCTTCAGGCTACCTCGATCGGCAAGCTCAAGATTTCCGGCAGGCCGGATTGAAGGTAAAGACCCAGGTGGTATTTGGAAGCGTCGCCGAAAGCATCCTCAAGGTATCGGAAGAAGAACACGTAGATGTGATCGCCATGGCCACTCACCGGCGTTCCGGACTGGACCGCTGGGTTTACGGCAGCGTTGCCGCTACAGTGAGTGCGGCCACTGAGTTACCGATGCTTTTGGTCCGCGGTAGCGAAAACCGTTAA
- a CDS encoding response regulator has translation MRVLVVEDEPVISQVCHRTLDRQGFNVTLCPDGRAAQECLQTSSFDLCLIDIRTPRMSGEELFNWIKGQRPEMVPGVVFTTGDVISNRTEIFLTEANRPYLPKPFSPSELLKIINEVMASSA, from the coding sequence GTGCGCGTTCTGGTGGTTGAGGATGAACCTGTAATCAGTCAGGTATGTCACCGTACGCTTGATCGTCAGGGATTCAACGTTACACTGTGCCCTGACGGTCGCGCTGCTCAGGAATGCCTCCAAACATCGTCTTTCGACCTCTGCCTCATTGACATCCGGACGCCCCGGATGAGCGGTGAGGAGCTATTCAACTGGATCAAGGGTCAGCGTCCCGAGATGGTTCCCGGCGTTGTGTTCACAACCGGGGATGTCATCTCCAACCGCACCGAAATCTTTCTTACTGAAGCGAATCGCCCCTATCTTCCCAAGCCGTTTTCCCCTTCGGAATTACTAAAAATTATTAATGAAGTGATGGCATCATCAGCATGA